The following nucleotide sequence is from Micromonospora sp. WMMD1120.
GGCTGTCCCCGACGTGCACCAGAGCCAGCTCCGAGCCGCTGCGCAGCACCGCCGTCAGCGTGCTGCCCGGCTGGTGGTCGTCGGTGGCCAACCCCCGCACCGTACGGTTGGCGTCGGCGACCGCGCCGGCGAGCATCGCCAGCAGGTCGACCGCCGGCGCGTCCGCGACCTCCAACGCCCTCAAGGCGTCGACGGCGGCCACCGCGGCGTCGGCCCCACCGGGCCCCCGCACCCCGTCCGCTACGGCGAACAACCGCTCATCGGCGTACGCGACGTCCTCGTTGCTGTCCCGCACCAACCCGGTGTCACCACCGGCGGCGTAACGGACCTCGACATCGTGACTCTGCTCAGACATGGTGGCGCCCCCTTCGGAGAGGTGGTCCACGAGGATGGTGGCGAGCCGACCGCGAGCCGCCGTGTCGGCGGCGACCTCCCGCCAGTACGCGGCGACCGCCGCGGCCGCCGCCACCCGGTCCAGGCCGCACACCACACGCACCGCCGCCAACGGCATGTCGATCCGACGCAGCGCGGCGACCAACCGGGCCGACGGCAGCTGCGCCGGGTCGTACAGCCGGTACCCGGACTCGGCGTCGACAGCCGCCGGTACCACCAGACCCACCCGGTCGTACAGGCGCAACGCCTTCGGCGTCAACCCCGCCGCCCGGGCGAACGCCCCGATGGTCATCAGCCCCACGTCGGTACCCTCCTCGTGCCGGTCACGGCGACCGGCACCCACCACGGTGGGGGTTACCCGAAGGTCAAGGTCAAGCTCACCGCCGACCCGGGTGGGGTGCGTCGCTGAACCCCACCCGCCCGGTCACCGCTGCTGGTGCCTCGGCAACGCCGAACGACCCGTCGCGCCACCCACGAACGGCGCCCCCGGCGTCTCCGCCGCGATCCGATCCATCGTGCGGGCCAGATGCTCACTGCCATCGTCGAGATGCCGCGC
It contains:
- a CDS encoding MerR family transcriptional regulator: MGLMTIGAFARAAGLTPKALRLYDRVGLVVPAAVDAESGYRLYDPAQLPSARLVAALRRIDMPLAAVRVVCGLDRVAAAAAVAAYWREVAADTAARGRLATILVDHLSEGGATMSEQSHDVEVRYAAGGDTGLVRDSNEDVAYADERLFAVADGVRGPGGADAAVAAVDALRALEVADAPAVDLLAMLAGAVADANRTVRGLATDDHQPGSTLTAVLRSGSELALVHVGDSRAYLLRDGELSLLTRDHTWVQVEVEQGRLDPAQAAAHPRRAVLVRALGAGDRLEADLALRTARPGDRYLLCSDGLSAVVDRAELRRGLGAGADPERTVRGLLDRVRERGAPDNVAAVVVDVVAA